The region TTATGCAGCCACCATGGCCGGCATGGCCTTTGCCAACGCCTTTCTAGGCGTCTGCCACTCCCTTGCCCACAAGCTTGGCTCGACCTTCCATGTACCCCATGGCTTAGCCAATGCCCTGATGATCTCCCACGTGATCCGCTATAACTCCACTGACGTTCCCTTCAAACAAGCAATCTTTCCTCAATACAAATACCCTAACGCTAAGTGGCGCTATGCCCGCATTGCCGATCATCTGCAACTAGGAGGCACCACCGAGGATGAAAAAGTTGAATTGCTGATCAATGCTATCGAGAACCTGAAGAAAGAGCTCGATATGC is a window of Candidatus Obscuribacterales bacterium DNA encoding:
- a CDS encoding iron-containing alcohol dehydrogenase produces the protein YAATMAGMAFANAFLGVCHSLAHKLGSTFHVPHGLANALMISHVIRYNSTDVPFKQAIFPQYKYPNAKWRYARIADHLQLGGTTEDEKVELLINAIENLKKELDMPMTIKEVLSEDEQAFYEQLEEMADQAFDDQCTGANPRYPLIRDMKELYVLAYKGCRLDSVLYNKDVTPAYATEMADGAPDLQPGVAIATS